The following are encoded together in the Coffea arabica cultivar ET-39 chromosome 1c, Coffea Arabica ET-39 HiFi, whole genome shotgun sequence genome:
- the LOC113742130 gene encoding protein RETICULATA-RELATED 1, chloroplastic-like, protein MAISSQSLSLALKNLSISPNESNQFAAQSVDFQFRLLGSSKNSTFSSFSIRNDGSFRENNRSNSCQVFQLKCSESDYIAKTSALKEVIEEPRIDNGSGGDGGNGRLPSGGGGGGGGGGGGDEEEEGDFDEKEFGPLLKFEEVMREAEKRGATLPSDMLEAAETTGIRSLILSRYLGLQGSVWPLGFLMRYCSMLRNRMLADPAFLFKVGTEVVIDTCCATFAEVQKRGKDFWAEFELYAADVLVGVVVDIALVGMLAPYARIGKRSVSSGFLGRLQLATASLPSSVFEAERPGCKFSVRQRIATYFYKGVLYGAVGFGCGLIGQGIANLIMTAKRNIKKSEKDIPVPPLVKSAALWGVFLAVSSNTRYQIINGLERLVEASPVAKRVPPVAMAFTVGVRFANNIYGGMQFVDWAKWSGVQ, encoded by the exons ATGGCTATTTCTTCCCAGAGCTTGAGCTTGGCATTGAAAAACCTGTCAATTTCGCCAAATGAAAGCAACCAATTCGCTGCCCAGAGTGTTGACTTCCAGTTCAGGCTTTTGGGTTCTTCCAAAAACTCGACCTTTTCCAGCTTTTCAATCAGAAATGATGGTAGTTTCAGGGAAAATAATAGGAGTAACAGTTGCCAAGTGTTTCAGCTCAAATGTAGCGAATCGGATTATATTGCGAAAACGAGTGCTCTCAAGGAGGTTATAGAGGAACCCAGAATTGATAATGGAAGTGGAGGAGATGGCGGCAATGGGCGATTGCCGTCTGGCGGTGGCGGTGGCGGTGGCGGGGGCGGGGGcggagatgaagaagaagaaggtgattttgatgaaaaagaGTTTGGGCCTCTtttgaagtttgaagaagtgATGAGAGAAGCTGAAAAACGAGGGGCGACTCTGCCTTCTGATATGTTAGAAGCTGCCGAGACCACCGGGATTCGGAGCTTGATTCTTAGCCGTTATTTGGGTTTACAG GGGTCAGTTTGGCCGTTGGGATTCTTGATGAGGTACTGCTCTATGCTCAGGAATCGAATGCTTGCTGATCCAGCGTTTTTGTTTAAAGTTGGGACAGAG GTGGTCATTGATACTTGTTGTGCAACATTTGCGGAAGTTCAGAAGAGGGGTAAGGATTTTTGGGCCGAGTTCGAATTGTATGCTGCAGATGTTTTGGTTGGGGTGGTAGTTGACATTGCTCTGGTTGGCATGCTGGCACCTTATGCTCGTATTGGGAAGAGATCTGTTTCGAGTGGCTTTTTAGGGCGACTACAACTTGCCACTGCTTCTCTCCCAAGCAG TGTTTTTGAAGCTGAAAGGCCAGGATGCAAATTTTCAGTCCGGCAACGAATCGCTACATACTTTTACAAG GGTGTATTATATGGTGCAGTTGGATTTGGCTGTGGGCTTATCGGTCAAGGCATAGCAAATTTGATTATGACTGCTAAAAG GAACATCAAGAAGTCAGAAAAGGATATTCCAGTTCCCCCTTTAGTAAAGAGTGCAGCTCTCTGGG GTGTTTTCCTAGCAGTCTCCTCCAATACTCGTTATCAGATTATTAATGGCTTGGAGCGATTGGTCGAAGCATCGCCTGTAGCAAAGCGAGTCCCACCTGTTGCAATGGCCTTCACAGTTGGTGTGCGATTTGCTAACAACATCTATGGTGGAATGCAGTTTGTAGATTGGGCAAAATGGAGTGGAGTGCAATAA
- the LOC113727002 gene encoding BTB/POZ domain-containing protein At3g44820-like isoform X1, whose translation MAPAAKVTGFRREGNDWFYNATLPSDITVVVDGVNFHLHKFPLVSRCGRISKIIEESEESTDGNFITTFEDFPGGSETFLVIIKFCYGGRVEFTARNIVMVYCAADYLEMTDEHGEDNLLSKSEGFFHNNVLKNWKDCLLALQSCEPVISRADKLQIVSRCLNAVSVMVCTDPSLFGWPMLMYGSLQSPGGSILWNGINTGAKIQSTMESDWWYEDISYLSVHLFERLIHTMEGKGIKPENLAGAIMHYCRKYLPGLGRWQGGQSGKPRTVASFSMTPAAVDQKVLLESVTKLLPEKKGTLFCRFLLGLLRVALILGVNHTCQDSLERRIGVQLDQATLDGLLIPCYSDSDTLYNTDCVERMIHHFMSSESRLTSLSPSSFDLETSPSSGPLKRVAKLVDGYIAEVASDVNLKPNKMRLLAEALPESSRSLHDGLYRALDIYLKEHPWLPEKDKELLCNIIDFRKLSIDACAHASQNERLPLRVVLQVLFFEQLQLRAALAGCLHVLDAETAPPVPMTVPSDMAGQILQRDGWMTVARANQVLKVDMERMRSRVGELEEEFTKIKQEMKRVAKSYSSISSPRFIARRMGCNLLPQSSEAQTDVVESTAPTPRASGEHGRLSLQSRHRKSFSLF comes from the exons ATGGCTCCTGCAGCAAAAGTTACTGGTTTCCGCCGTGAAGGCAATGACTG GTTCTATAATGCAACTCTACCAAGTGACATAACTGTGGTGGTAGATGGTGTTAACTTCCATCTTCACAAg TTTCCACTGGTATCAAGATGTGGGAGGATTTCCAAGATAATCGAAGAATCTGAAGAATCCACTGATGGGAATTTCATCACAACTTTTGAAGACTTCCCTGGTGGCAGTGAGACATTTTTGGTCATAATAAAATTCTGTTATGGTGGGCGGGTGGAATTTACAGCAAGAAACATAGTAATGGTATATTGTGCTGCGGACTACCTTGAAATGACAGACGAGCATGGAGAAGATAACTTATTGTCAAAGTCAGAAGGTTTCTTCCACAATAATGTTCTAAAGAACTGGAAGGATTGCCTTTTGGCTCTCCAAAGTTGTGAACCAGTAATTTCAAGAGCAGACAAGCTGCAAATTGTCAGTAGATGTTTAAATGCTGTCTCCGTGATGGTTTGTACAGATCCTAGTCTctttggatggcctatgttgaTGTATGGTAGTTTACAGAGCCCTGGGGGTAGCATTCTATGGAATGGAATCAATACAGGTGCAAAGATCCAAAGTACCATGGAATCAGACTGGTGGTATGAAGACATTTCATATCTGAGTGTGCATTTGTTTGAGAGGTTGATTCATACAATGGAAGGAAAAGgtataaaaccagaaaatttagCAGGTGCTATAATGCACTACTGCAGAAAGTACCTTCCTGGTTTGGGCAGATGGCAGGGTGGACAGAGTGGTAAACCCAGAACTGTTGCAAGTTTCAGCATGACTCCAGCTGCTGTTGACCAAAAGGTTCTTTTAGAAAGTGTTACAAAGCTGCTCCCTGAAAAAAAGGGGACATTGTTTTGCCGATTTCTGTTAGGGCTTCTACGAGTAGCATTGATATTGGGTGTCAATCATACATGTCAGGACTCTTTAGAGAGAAGAATAGGGGTGCAACTGGATCAAGCTACTCTAGATGGTCTACTGATACCATGTTACTCAGACTCTGATACATTATACAATACTGATTGTGTAGAGCGAATGATTCATCATTTTATGTCTTCTGAATCGAGGCTAACTTCTCTATCCCCATCATCTTTTGATCTAGAAACATCTCCATCATCAGGACCATTGAAGAGAGTGGCAAAGTTGGTAGATGGATACATTGCTGAGGTTGCTTCTGATGTGAACCTGAAACCCAACAAAATGCGTTTGCTTGCAGAAGCCTTGCCAGAATCTTCAAGATCTTTGCATGATGGATTGTACCGAGCGCTGGATATTTACTTAAAG GAACACCCTTGGCTTCCTGAGAAAGATAAGGAACTGCTATGCAACATTATTGACTTTCGGAAGCTGTCCATTGATGCTTGTGCTCATGCATCTCAAAATGAAAGGTTGCCACTCAGAGTTGTTCTTCAAGTGCTGTTCTTTGAGCAGTTGCAGCTGAGGGCAGCTCTTGCCGGCTGCCTCCATGTCTTGGATGCTGAAACTGCTCCTCCTGTTCCAATGACTGTCCCGAGTGACATGGCGGGTCAGATTCTCCAGAGAGATGGGTGGATGACAGTTGCTCGTGCGAACCAGGTATTAAAAGTAGACATGGAAAGGATGAGATCTAGAGTTGGAGAGCTTGAAGAAGAATTCACTAAAATAAAGCAAGAGATGAAAAGGGTGGCAAAGTCATACAGCTCTATCAGTTCTCCTCGTTTCATTGCAAGGAGGATGGGATGCAATCTGCTTCCCCAGTCTTCAGAAGCTCAAACAGATGTTGTTGAAAGTACAGCGCCTACTCCTAGGGCATCAGGTGAGCATGGAAGACTTTCCCTTCAGTCAAGACACCGCAAAAGTTTCTCtttgttttga
- the LOC113727002 gene encoding BTB/POZ domain-containing protein At3g44820-like isoform X2 — MVYCAADYLEMTDEHGEDNLLSKSEGFFHNNVLKNWKDCLLALQSCEPVISRADKLQIVSRCLNAVSVMVCTDPSLFGWPMLMYGSLQSPGGSILWNGINTGAKIQSTMESDWWYEDISYLSVHLFERLIHTMEGKGIKPENLAGAIMHYCRKYLPGLGRWQGGQSGKPRTVASFSMTPAAVDQKVLLESVTKLLPEKKGTLFCRFLLGLLRVALILGVNHTCQDSLERRIGVQLDQATLDGLLIPCYSDSDTLYNTDCVERMIHHFMSSESRLTSLSPSSFDLETSPSSGPLKRVAKLVDGYIAEVASDVNLKPNKMRLLAEALPESSRSLHDGLYRALDIYLKEHPWLPEKDKELLCNIIDFRKLSIDACAHASQNERLPLRVVLQVLFFEQLQLRAALAGCLHVLDAETAPPVPMTVPSDMAGQILQRDGWMTVARANQVLKVDMERMRSRVGELEEEFTKIKQEMKRVAKSYSSISSPRFIARRMGCNLLPQSSEAQTDVVESTAPTPRASGEHGRLSLQSRHRKSFSLF, encoded by the exons ATGGTATATTGTGCTGCGGACTACCTTGAAATGACAGACGAGCATGGAGAAGATAACTTATTGTCAAAGTCAGAAGGTTTCTTCCACAATAATGTTCTAAAGAACTGGAAGGATTGCCTTTTGGCTCTCCAAAGTTGTGAACCAGTAATTTCAAGAGCAGACAAGCTGCAAATTGTCAGTAGATGTTTAAATGCTGTCTCCGTGATGGTTTGTACAGATCCTAGTCTctttggatggcctatgttgaTGTATGGTAGTTTACAGAGCCCTGGGGGTAGCATTCTATGGAATGGAATCAATACAGGTGCAAAGATCCAAAGTACCATGGAATCAGACTGGTGGTATGAAGACATTTCATATCTGAGTGTGCATTTGTTTGAGAGGTTGATTCATACAATGGAAGGAAAAGgtataaaaccagaaaatttagCAGGTGCTATAATGCACTACTGCAGAAAGTACCTTCCTGGTTTGGGCAGATGGCAGGGTGGACAGAGTGGTAAACCCAGAACTGTTGCAAGTTTCAGCATGACTCCAGCTGCTGTTGACCAAAAGGTTCTTTTAGAAAGTGTTACAAAGCTGCTCCCTGAAAAAAAGGGGACATTGTTTTGCCGATTTCTGTTAGGGCTTCTACGAGTAGCATTGATATTGGGTGTCAATCATACATGTCAGGACTCTTTAGAGAGAAGAATAGGGGTGCAACTGGATCAAGCTACTCTAGATGGTCTACTGATACCATGTTACTCAGACTCTGATACATTATACAATACTGATTGTGTAGAGCGAATGATTCATCATTTTATGTCTTCTGAATCGAGGCTAACTTCTCTATCCCCATCATCTTTTGATCTAGAAACATCTCCATCATCAGGACCATTGAAGAGAGTGGCAAAGTTGGTAGATGGATACATTGCTGAGGTTGCTTCTGATGTGAACCTGAAACCCAACAAAATGCGTTTGCTTGCAGAAGCCTTGCCAGAATCTTCAAGATCTTTGCATGATGGATTGTACCGAGCGCTGGATATTTACTTAAAG GAACACCCTTGGCTTCCTGAGAAAGATAAGGAACTGCTATGCAACATTATTGACTTTCGGAAGCTGTCCATTGATGCTTGTGCTCATGCATCTCAAAATGAAAGGTTGCCACTCAGAGTTGTTCTTCAAGTGCTGTTCTTTGAGCAGTTGCAGCTGAGGGCAGCTCTTGCCGGCTGCCTCCATGTCTTGGATGCTGAAACTGCTCCTCCTGTTCCAATGACTGTCCCGAGTGACATGGCGGGTCAGATTCTCCAGAGAGATGGGTGGATGACAGTTGCTCGTGCGAACCAGGTATTAAAAGTAGACATGGAAAGGATGAGATCTAGAGTTGGAGAGCTTGAAGAAGAATTCACTAAAATAAAGCAAGAGATGAAAAGGGTGGCAAAGTCATACAGCTCTATCAGTTCTCCTCGTTTCATTGCAAGGAGGATGGGATGCAATCTGCTTCCCCAGTCTTCAGAAGCTCAAACAGATGTTGTTGAAAGTACAGCGCCTACTCCTAGGGCATCAGGTGAGCATGGAAGACTTTCCCTTCAGTCAAGACACCGCAAAAGTTTCTCtttgttttga
- the LOC113727002 gene encoding BTB/POZ domain-containing protein At3g44820-like isoform X3, translated as MAPAAKVTGFRREGNDWFYNATLPSDITVVVDGVNFHLHKFPLVSRCGRISKIIEESEESTDGNFITTFEDFPGGSETFLVIIKFCYGGRVEFTARNIVMVYCAADYLEMTDEHGEDNLLSKSEGFFHNNVLKNWKDCLLALQSCEPVISRADKLQIVSRCLNAVSVMVCTDPSLFGWPMLMYGSLQSPGGSILWNGINTGAKIQSTMESDWWYEDISYLSVHLFERLIHTMEGKGIKPENLAGAIMHYCRKYLPGLGRWQGGQSGKPRTVASFSMTPAAVDQKVLLESVTKLLPEKKGTLFCRFLLGLLRVALILGVNHTCQDSLERRIGVQLDQATLDGLLIPCYSDSDTLYNTDCVERMIHHFMSSESRLTSLSPSSFDLETSPSSGPLKRVAKLVDGYIAEVASDVNLKPNKMRLLAEALPESSRSLHDGLYRALDIYLKDLYDPDEAEFCLGKEKGNESVMDDSLADRNTLGFLRKIRNCYATLLTFGSCPLMLVLMHLKMKGCHSELFFKCCSLSSCS; from the exons ATGGCTCCTGCAGCAAAAGTTACTGGTTTCCGCCGTGAAGGCAATGACTG GTTCTATAATGCAACTCTACCAAGTGACATAACTGTGGTGGTAGATGGTGTTAACTTCCATCTTCACAAg TTTCCACTGGTATCAAGATGTGGGAGGATTTCCAAGATAATCGAAGAATCTGAAGAATCCACTGATGGGAATTTCATCACAACTTTTGAAGACTTCCCTGGTGGCAGTGAGACATTTTTGGTCATAATAAAATTCTGTTATGGTGGGCGGGTGGAATTTACAGCAAGAAACATAGTAATGGTATATTGTGCTGCGGACTACCTTGAAATGACAGACGAGCATGGAGAAGATAACTTATTGTCAAAGTCAGAAGGTTTCTTCCACAATAATGTTCTAAAGAACTGGAAGGATTGCCTTTTGGCTCTCCAAAGTTGTGAACCAGTAATTTCAAGAGCAGACAAGCTGCAAATTGTCAGTAGATGTTTAAATGCTGTCTCCGTGATGGTTTGTACAGATCCTAGTCTctttggatggcctatgttgaTGTATGGTAGTTTACAGAGCCCTGGGGGTAGCATTCTATGGAATGGAATCAATACAGGTGCAAAGATCCAAAGTACCATGGAATCAGACTGGTGGTATGAAGACATTTCATATCTGAGTGTGCATTTGTTTGAGAGGTTGATTCATACAATGGAAGGAAAAGgtataaaaccagaaaatttagCAGGTGCTATAATGCACTACTGCAGAAAGTACCTTCCTGGTTTGGGCAGATGGCAGGGTGGACAGAGTGGTAAACCCAGAACTGTTGCAAGTTTCAGCATGACTCCAGCTGCTGTTGACCAAAAGGTTCTTTTAGAAAGTGTTACAAAGCTGCTCCCTGAAAAAAAGGGGACATTGTTTTGCCGATTTCTGTTAGGGCTTCTACGAGTAGCATTGATATTGGGTGTCAATCATACATGTCAGGACTCTTTAGAGAGAAGAATAGGGGTGCAACTGGATCAAGCTACTCTAGATGGTCTACTGATACCATGTTACTCAGACTCTGATACATTATACAATACTGATTGTGTAGAGCGAATGATTCATCATTTTATGTCTTCTGAATCGAGGCTAACTTCTCTATCCCCATCATCTTTTGATCTAGAAACATCTCCATCATCAGGACCATTGAAGAGAGTGGCAAAGTTGGTAGATGGATACATTGCTGAGGTTGCTTCTGATGTGAACCTGAAACCCAACAAAATGCGTTTGCTTGCAGAAGCCTTGCCAGAATCTTCAAGATCTTTGCATGATGGATTGTACCGAGCGCTGGATATTTACTTAAAG GACCTTTATGATCCAGATGAAGCTGAGTTTTgcttaggaaaagaaaaaggaaatgaaagtgtgatggaCGACAGTTTGGCTGACAG GAACACCCTTGGCTTCCTGAGAAAGATAAGGAACTGCTATGCAACATTATTGACTTTCGGAAGCTGTCCATTGATGCTTGTGCTCATGCATCTCAAAATGAAAGGTTGCCACTCAGAGTTGTTCTTCAAGTGCTGTTCTTTGAGCAGTTGCAGCTGA